A genomic region of Dreissena polymorpha isolate Duluth1 chromosome 4, UMN_Dpol_1.0, whole genome shotgun sequence contains the following coding sequences:
- the LOC127878061 gene encoding uncharacterized protein LOC127878061 isoform X1, whose translation MTEPEMNADLTFVLEFFKNVEEKETIPNLKAKANEAKRRLTRSLDSDRKVISEFHGENNMLKNEIKTLKEKLAKRDAGNTSEAPRFNTKLQEEKQELEKKLTSEREKVDELVKRLSAMASSKLCEDNPNIADLSDAFRPTRLAEQFREMYDNEWTDAFTVIEKSNGKEEETIELLATVIKEADKFCSDACGQQIEIMICWAVDEMKNPKFKRNSYKDPCAASQGAELDQNQSKTARRMMKELQKKLAVVSVQPLAEIFEKLCMTSLAKQYKLNKVQQLDAYVLKAVTLIWLMKVQTPPVEMRWAEINSHFDKSTFTFYTKQGTKVGRSIWPAVFLTANGPLISKGIAQGKE comes from the exons ATGACAGAGCCAGAGATGAATGCAGATTTGACATTTGTGTTGGAGTTCTTTAAAAATGTTGAAGAAAAAGAAACGATACCAAATCTCAAGGCCAAAGCAAACGAGGCGAAGAGACGTTTAACTCGTTCGCTGGAC TCTGACAGGAAAGTTATATCCGAGTTTCATGGCGAAAACAACATGTTGAAAAACGAAATTAAAACATTGAAAGAAAAGCTAGCTAAAAGAGACGCTGGAAATACCTC AGAAGCACCGCGCTTCAATACGAAACTGCAAGAGGAAAAACAAGAACTGGAAAAGAAATTGACTTCAGAAAGAGAAAAGGTTGATGAATTGGTCAAAAG ACTAAGTGCTATGGCAAGTTCGAAGCTTTGTGAAGACAATCCAAACATAGCAGACTTAAGCGATGCTTTCAGACCAACGCGTTTG GCCGAACAGTTCCGCGAAATGTACGACAACGAATGGACGGACGCCTTCACGGTTATAGAAAAGTCTAACGGAAAAGAAGAAGAAACTATTGAGCTATTAGCAACAGTCATAAAG GAAGCGGACAAGTTCTGTTCTGATGCATGTGGTCAGCAGATTGAAATCATGATTTGTTGGGCTGTGGACGAGATGAAAAATCCAAAGTTTAAAAGGAACAGTTATAAAGACCCATGT GCGGCCAGTCAAGGAGCTGAACTAGATCAAAATCAATCAAAAACCGCTAGACGAATGATGAAGGAGCTGCAGAAAAAACTTGCAGTTGTATCTGTCCAACCACTTGCTGAG ATATTTGAAAAACTATGTATGACATCGCTCGCCAAACAATATAAACTGAACAAAGTTCAACAGTTGGATGCATATGTGCTTAAAGCAGTTACATTAATCTGGCTTATGAAGGTCCAGACACCGCCAGTTGAAATGCGATGGGCAGAGATTAACAGTCATTTCGACAAGAGCACGTTTACCTTCTATACAAAGCAAGGAACCAAGGTGGGCCGATCTATCTGGCCAGCAGTTTTCCTAACAGCTAATGGGCCGCTTATATCAAAGGGAATCGCACAGGGAAAGGAATAA
- the LOC127878061 gene encoding uncharacterized protein LOC127878061 isoform X2, with protein MTEPEMNADLTFVLEFFKNVEEKETIPNLKAKANEAKRRLTRSLDSDRKVISEFHGENNMLKNEIKTLKEKLAKRDAGNTSEAPRFNTKLQEEKQELEKKLTSEREKVDELVKRLSAMASSKLCEDNPNIADLSDAFRPTRLAEQFREMYDNEWTDAFTVIEKSNGKEEETIELLATVIKEADKFCSDACGQQIEIMICWAVDEMKNPKFKRNSYKDPCAASQGAELDQNQSKTARRMMKELQKKLAVVSVQPLAEVQTPPVEMRWAEINSHFDKSTFTFYTKQGTKVGRSIWPAVFLTANGPLISKGIAQGKE; from the exons ATGACAGAGCCAGAGATGAATGCAGATTTGACATTTGTGTTGGAGTTCTTTAAAAATGTTGAAGAAAAAGAAACGATACCAAATCTCAAGGCCAAAGCAAACGAGGCGAAGAGACGTTTAACTCGTTCGCTGGAC TCTGACAGGAAAGTTATATCCGAGTTTCATGGCGAAAACAACATGTTGAAAAACGAAATTAAAACATTGAAAGAAAAGCTAGCTAAAAGAGACGCTGGAAATACCTC AGAAGCACCGCGCTTCAATACGAAACTGCAAGAGGAAAAACAAGAACTGGAAAAGAAATTGACTTCAGAAAGAGAAAAGGTTGATGAATTGGTCAAAAG ACTAAGTGCTATGGCAAGTTCGAAGCTTTGTGAAGACAATCCAAACATAGCAGACTTAAGCGATGCTTTCAGACCAACGCGTTTG GCCGAACAGTTCCGCGAAATGTACGACAACGAATGGACGGACGCCTTCACGGTTATAGAAAAGTCTAACGGAAAAGAAGAAGAAACTATTGAGCTATTAGCAACAGTCATAAAG GAAGCGGACAAGTTCTGTTCTGATGCATGTGGTCAGCAGATTGAAATCATGATTTGTTGGGCTGTGGACGAGATGAAAAATCCAAAGTTTAAAAGGAACAGTTATAAAGACCCATGT GCGGCCAGTCAAGGAGCTGAACTAGATCAAAATCAATCAAAAACCGCTAGACGAATGATGAAGGAGCTGCAGAAAAAACTTGCAGTTGTATCTGTCCAACCACTTGCTGAG GTCCAGACACCGCCAGTTGAAATGCGATGGGCAGAGATTAACAGTCATTTCGACAAGAGCACGTTTACCTTCTATACAAAGCAAGGAACCAAGGTGGGCCGATCTATCTGGCCAGCAGTTTTCCTAACAGCTAATGGGCCGCTTATATCAAAGGGAATCGCACAGGGAAAGGAATAA